Proteins encoded in a region of the Buteo buteo chromosome 11, bButBut1.hap1.1, whole genome shotgun sequence genome:
- the TCF25 gene encoding ribosome quality control complex subunit TCF25 isoform X1 gives MSRRALRRLRGEQRGQEEPGLGELGLDPGPERGPEGLAPPVAAGRGQRGSARSGVSNRFELITAEESEDEPLSREERADARLSERDAAGGNNEGAVTEETEGNGQGDGEEAEQPDQTPVLSNKPRKKKKKRKTKRASAGETLEDNDLEDIDSLLEKIEDTNGLSQQTQSGIIAGSRPLLYVEHRNLNPENELKRYFGARTVLGELRPRQRQRQYVRSMWLTAPKNTWPRYSKTGITMQLVDTRRGVQYFTFEHHREYQQVQFKFLDAVESMDPNNIVLLLQMNPYHVDSLLQLSDVCRMQEDQEMARDLIERALYSLECAFHPVFSLTSGTCRLDYRRPENRAFFLALFKHLMFLEKRGCPRTALEFCKLILSLDPENDPLCVLLLIDFLSLRAREYTFLTRMFQEWESHRNLSQLPNFAFSVPLAYFFLSQQEECSELELSQARERAARLIQLALIMFPSVLMPLLDHCSVQPDARVASHSFFGLNAQISQPPALNQLTSLYVGRTHSLWKDPAVMAWLETNVHEVLRMVDARDPLVEESEHKRKMRYQSAPRNIYRHIILSEMKEATAALPLEVTSQPVMGFDPLPPLDSIVSYTRPERTNHPSNESTLSLFFRSLLPNFNLQGDIRHDGDEEAGAGQDLNQGVNRLMAAMRDMLANIQFQEPPRDDNPEGDGDWD, from the exons ATGTCGCGGCGGGCcctgcggcggctgaggggGGAACAGCGGGGTCAGGAGGAACCGGGCCTGGGCGAGCTAGGCCTGGACCCCGGCCCCGAACGCGGTCCGGAGGGGTTGGCGCCACCAGTAGCCGCCGGGAGGGGACAGCGTGGGTCGGCCCGCAGCGGTGTCAGCAACCGCTTCGAGCTG ATCACTGCTGAGGAGTCGGAGGATGAGCCACTGTCCAGGGAGGAGCGAGCGGATGCCCGGCTCAGCGAGCGggatgcagcaggagggaacAACGAAGGGGCTGTAACTGAAGAGACTGAAGGCAAtgggcagggagatggggaggaggcagagcagccGGACCAAACG CCTGTGTTGAGTAACAAGCcacgaaagaaaaaaaagaaaaggaaaaccaagagAGCTTCAGCAGGGGAGACTCTG GAAGACAATGACCTGGAAGACATTGACAGCCTGCTGGAGAAGATTGAGGATACCAATGGGCTATCACAGCAAACCCAGAGTGGAATAATCGCTGGCAGCAGGCCTCTGCTCTATGTAGAGCACAG AAACTTGAACCCAGAGAACGAGTTGAAGAGATACTTTGGGGCTCGCACTGTTCTTGGTGAACTGAG GCCAAGGCAAAGGCAGCGCCAGTATGTCCGCAGCATGTGGCTGACGGCTCCCAAGAACACCTGGCCGCGCTACAGCAAAACAG GTATTACGATGCAGCTGGTGGACACCAGGAGGGGAGTGCAGTACTTCACCTTCGAGCACCATCGCGAGTACCAGCAAGTGCAGTTCAAGTTCCTGGATGCTGTAGAGTCCATGGACCCCAACAACATTGTG CTGCTGCTTCAGATGAACCCGTACCACGTGGACTCCCTTCTGCAGCTCAGCGATGTGTGCCGGATGCAGGAGGATCAGGAGATGGCCCGTGATCTCATAG agcgGGCGCTGTACAGCCTGGAGTGCGCCTTCCACCCCGTCTTCAGTCTCACCAGCGGGACCTGCAGGCTGGACTACCGGCGGCCGGAGAACAG GGCTTTCTTCCTGGCTCTCTTCAAGCACCTGATgttcctggagaagagaggctGTCCCCGGACAGCCCTGGAGTTCTGCAAGCTGATTCTGAG CCTTGATCCAGAGAATGACCCGCTGTGCGTGCTGCTGCTGATTGATTTTCTGTCCCTCCGAGCTAGAGAATACACCTTCCTGACCCGCATGTTCCAGGAGTGGGAG AGTCACCGGAATTTGTCCCAGCTGCCCAATTTTGCCTTCTCGGTGCCGCTGGCCTATTTCTTCCTGAGCCAGCAGGAGGAGTGTTCAGAGCTGGAGCTAAGCCAAGCCCGGGAGAGAGCCGCCCGGCTCATCCAGCTTGCATTGATCATGTTCCCAAGCG TTCTTATGCCGTTGTTGGATCACTGCAGTGTGCAGCCCGATGCCAGGGTCGCGTCCCATTCCTTTTTTGGGCTGAATGCTCAGATAAG CCAGCCTCCCGCCTTGAACCAGCTGACGTCCCTTTacgtgggaaggactcactcCCTGTGGAAGGACCCAGCTGTCATGGCGTGGCTGGAGACCAACGTCCACGAGGTGTTGCGCATGGTGGATGCCCGGGACCCGCTGGTGGAGGAGTCTGAGCACAA GAGGAAGATGCGGTACCAGAGCGCACCCAGGAATATCTACCGGCACATCATCCTCTCGGAGATGAAGGAGGCCACGGCAGCTCTGCCTCTG GAGGTGACCTCGCAGCCTGTGATGGGGTTTGACCCCTTGCCTCCTTTGGACTCCATCGTTTCCTACACCAGACCAGAAAG AACGAATCATCCATCCAATGAAAGCACTTTATCTCTCTTCTTCCGATCGCTGTTGCCAAATTTTAACTTGCAG GGGGACATCAGGCACGACGGGGATGaagaggctggagcagggcaggaccTTAACCAGGGGGTGAACAGGCTCATGGCAGCCATGCGGGACATGCTGGCGAACATCCAGTTTCAGGAACCCCCCCGAGACGACAATCCTGAAGGCGACGGGGACTGGGACTGA
- the TCF25 gene encoding ribosome quality control complex subunit TCF25 isoform X2, with translation MSRRALRRLRGEQRGQEEPGLGELGLDPGPERGPEGLAPPVAAGRGQRGSARSGVSNRFELITAEESEDEPLSREERADARLSERDAAGGNNEGAVTEETEGNGQGDGEEAEQPDQTPVLSNKPRKKKKKRKTKRASAGETLEDNDLEDIDSLLEKIEDTNGLSQQTQSGIIAGSRPLLYVEHRNLNPENELKRYFGARTVLGELRPRQRQRQYVRSMWLTAPKNTWPRYSKTGITMQLVDTRRGVQYFTFEHHREYQQVQFKFLDAVESMDPNNIVLLLQMNPYHVDSLLQLSDVCRMQEDQEMARDLIERALYSLECAFHPVFSLTSGTCRLDYRRPENRAFFLALFKHLMFLEKRGCPRTALEFCKLILSLDPENDPLCVLLLIDFLSLRAREYTFLTRMFQEWESHRNLSQLPNFAFSVPLAYFFLSQQEECSELELSQARERAARLIQLALIMFPSVLMPLLDHCSVQPDARVASHSFFGLNAQISQPPALNQLTSLYVGRTHSLWKDPAVMAWLETNVHEVLRMVDARDPLVEESEHKRKMRYQSAPRNIYRHIILSEMKEATAALPLEVTSQPVMGFDPLPPLDSIVSYTRPERTNHPSNESTLSLFFRSLLPNFNLQLSSLAGGHQARRG, from the exons ATGTCGCGGCGGGCcctgcggcggctgaggggGGAACAGCGGGGTCAGGAGGAACCGGGCCTGGGCGAGCTAGGCCTGGACCCCGGCCCCGAACGCGGTCCGGAGGGGTTGGCGCCACCAGTAGCCGCCGGGAGGGGACAGCGTGGGTCGGCCCGCAGCGGTGTCAGCAACCGCTTCGAGCTG ATCACTGCTGAGGAGTCGGAGGATGAGCCACTGTCCAGGGAGGAGCGAGCGGATGCCCGGCTCAGCGAGCGggatgcagcaggagggaacAACGAAGGGGCTGTAACTGAAGAGACTGAAGGCAAtgggcagggagatggggaggaggcagagcagccGGACCAAACG CCTGTGTTGAGTAACAAGCcacgaaagaaaaaaaagaaaaggaaaaccaagagAGCTTCAGCAGGGGAGACTCTG GAAGACAATGACCTGGAAGACATTGACAGCCTGCTGGAGAAGATTGAGGATACCAATGGGCTATCACAGCAAACCCAGAGTGGAATAATCGCTGGCAGCAGGCCTCTGCTCTATGTAGAGCACAG AAACTTGAACCCAGAGAACGAGTTGAAGAGATACTTTGGGGCTCGCACTGTTCTTGGTGAACTGAG GCCAAGGCAAAGGCAGCGCCAGTATGTCCGCAGCATGTGGCTGACGGCTCCCAAGAACACCTGGCCGCGCTACAGCAAAACAG GTATTACGATGCAGCTGGTGGACACCAGGAGGGGAGTGCAGTACTTCACCTTCGAGCACCATCGCGAGTACCAGCAAGTGCAGTTCAAGTTCCTGGATGCTGTAGAGTCCATGGACCCCAACAACATTGTG CTGCTGCTTCAGATGAACCCGTACCACGTGGACTCCCTTCTGCAGCTCAGCGATGTGTGCCGGATGCAGGAGGATCAGGAGATGGCCCGTGATCTCATAG agcgGGCGCTGTACAGCCTGGAGTGCGCCTTCCACCCCGTCTTCAGTCTCACCAGCGGGACCTGCAGGCTGGACTACCGGCGGCCGGAGAACAG GGCTTTCTTCCTGGCTCTCTTCAAGCACCTGATgttcctggagaagagaggctGTCCCCGGACAGCCCTGGAGTTCTGCAAGCTGATTCTGAG CCTTGATCCAGAGAATGACCCGCTGTGCGTGCTGCTGCTGATTGATTTTCTGTCCCTCCGAGCTAGAGAATACACCTTCCTGACCCGCATGTTCCAGGAGTGGGAG AGTCACCGGAATTTGTCCCAGCTGCCCAATTTTGCCTTCTCGGTGCCGCTGGCCTATTTCTTCCTGAGCCAGCAGGAGGAGTGTTCAGAGCTGGAGCTAAGCCAAGCCCGGGAGAGAGCCGCCCGGCTCATCCAGCTTGCATTGATCATGTTCCCAAGCG TTCTTATGCCGTTGTTGGATCACTGCAGTGTGCAGCCCGATGCCAGGGTCGCGTCCCATTCCTTTTTTGGGCTGAATGCTCAGATAAG CCAGCCTCCCGCCTTGAACCAGCTGACGTCCCTTTacgtgggaaggactcactcCCTGTGGAAGGACCCAGCTGTCATGGCGTGGCTGGAGACCAACGTCCACGAGGTGTTGCGCATGGTGGATGCCCGGGACCCGCTGGTGGAGGAGTCTGAGCACAA GAGGAAGATGCGGTACCAGAGCGCACCCAGGAATATCTACCGGCACATCATCCTCTCGGAGATGAAGGAGGCCACGGCAGCTCTGCCTCTG GAGGTGACCTCGCAGCCTGTGATGGGGTTTGACCCCTTGCCTCCTTTGGACTCCATCGTTTCCTACACCAGACCAGAAAG AACGAATCATCCATCCAATGAAAGCACTTTATCTCTCTTCTTCCGATCGCTGTTGCCAAATTTTAACTTGCAG CTCTCCTCTCTTGCAGGGGGACATCAGGCACGACGGGGATGa
- the SPIRE2 gene encoding protein spire homolog 2, with translation MARAGGGAPRELSLEEVLKCYEQPLNEEQAWALCFQGCRAAAAAAAPAAPPLRTADIRLRGDGSVVLPAPPPELPPLLTPSAEAQMVQSLGFAIYRALDWGLDENEERELSPRLEQLIDLMTNSDSEDSGCGTADEGYGGQEEEEEGGGEGPPRAVRTFGQAMRCCAARLADPAEAQAHYQAVCRALFAETVELKAFLAKIRDAKEMLQKLKEDEEAEERPAAELGNLRNTDWARLWVQLMRELRHGVKLKKVQEKQFNPLPTEYQLTPFEMLMQDIRARNYKLRKVMVDGDIPPRVKKDAHELILDFIRSRPPLKQASERRLRPLPQKQRTLHEKILEEIRQERKLRPVEAAYRSQKGYSSLPCIPHACSGRLASSSCLELCRPPASTVPARPRPRVLLKAPTLAEMEEMNISEEEDSPGTEVPLKRDRSFSEQDLAQLQSQLGGGQAAPQDPEPLQPEPRPRSGSVPASCHPLPDGSAPPRAALGAVEERPEDGSGAAPGTSSKHLWLEFSHPVESLALTVEEMINVRRVLVKAEMEKFLQSKELYSSLRKGKVCCCCRAKFPLFSWPAACLFCKRSVCSSCSLKMKMPSKKLAHIPVYALGFESLPGSLLAKALPLRRRETFHSLPGTCWRRVEEEFPHIYAQGSVLRDVCSDCAGFVTDVICSSRRSVAVLNAAPRRAIKARSLYGDSWHK, from the exons atggcgcgggcgggcggcggggccccgcgGGAGCTGTCCCTGGAGGAGGTGCTGAAGTGCTACGAGCAGCCGCTGAACGAGGAGCAGGCCTGGGCCCTCTGCTTCCAGGGctgccgcgccgccgccgccgccgccgcccccgccgcccccccgctcCGCACCGCCGACATTCGTCTCCGCGGTGACGGCAGCGTCGTTCTGCCCGCACCTCCGCCCG aGCTGCCCCCGCTGCTGACGCCCTCCGCCGAAGCCCAG ATGGTGCAGTCATTGGGCTTCGCCATCTACCGGGCGCTGGACTGGGGGCTGGATGAGAACGAGGAGCGGGAGCTGAGCCCGCGGCTGGAGCAACTCATCGACCTGATGACCAACAGCGACTCGGAGGACAGCGGCTGCGGCACGGCCGACGAGGGCtatggggggcaggaggaggaggaggagggggggggcgaggggccgcCGCGCGCCGTGCGCACCTTCGGCCAAGCCATGCGGTGCTGTGCCGCCCGCCTGGCCGACCCCGCTGAGGCCCAGGCGCACTACCAGGCCGTCTGCCGGGCGCTCTTCGCCGAGACCGTGGAGCTGAAAGCCTTCCTTGCCAAGATCCGGGATGCCAAGGAG ATGCTGCAGAAGCtgaaggaggatgaggaggcGGAGGAGCGGCCGGCGGCGGAGCTGGGCAACCTGCGCAACACCGACTGG GCCCGGCTGTGGGTGCAGTTGATGCGGGAGCTGCGGCACGGTGTGAAGCTGAAGAAGGTCCAGGAGAAGCAGTTCAACCCCCTCCCCACCGAGTACCAGCTCACCCCCTTCGAGATGCTCATGCAGGACATCCGCGCCCGCAACTACAAACTCCGCAAGGTCATG GTGGACGGAGACATCCCCCCCCGAGTGAAAAAGGATGCCCACGAGCTCATCCTCGATTTTATCCGCTCCCGGCCCCCACTGAAGCAG GCATCGGAGCGGCGGCTGCGGCCCCTGCCCCAGAAGCAGAGGACGCTCCATGAGAAGATCCTAGAGGAGAtcaggcaggagaggaagctTCGGCCCGTGGAGGCGGCGTACCGCAGCCAGAAAG GCTacagctccctgccctgcatcccCCACGCCTGCTCCGGCCGCCtggcctccagctcctgccttgAGCTCTGCCGGCCGCCGGCAAGCACCGTGCCGGCACGGCCACGGCCCCGTGTCCTGCTCAAGGCGCCCACCCTGGCCGAGATGGAGGAGATGAACATCTCTGAG GAGGAGGATTCTCCGGGCACGGAGGTGCCGCTGAAGCGGGACCGCTCCTTCTCTGAGCAGGACCTGGCAcagctgcagagccagctcGGGGGCGGCCAGGCTGCGCCCCAGGATCCGGAGCCGCTGCAGCccgagccccggccccgctcag GCTCCGTCCCCGCTAGCTGCCACCCGCTGCCAGATGGCTCAGCACCACCCCGGGCTGCCCTCGGCGCCGTGGAGGAGAGGCCAGAGGATGGATCCGGCGCTGCCCCCGGCACCAGCTCCAAGCACCTCTGGCTT GAGTTCAGCCACCCTGTGGAGAGCCTGGCCCTCACCGTGGAGGAGATGATCAACGTGCGCAGGGTGCTGGTCAAGGCTGAGATGGAGAAGTTCCTGCAGAGCAAGGAGCTGTACAGCAGCCTGCGGAAGGGGAAG gtctgctgctgctgcagggccaAGTTCCCCCTCTTCTCGTGGCCTGCGGCGTGCCTCTTCTGCAAGCG GTCCgtctgcagctcctgcagcctgaAG ATGAAGATGCCTTCCAAGAAGCTGGCTCACATCCCTGTCTACGCGCTGGGCTTCGAGAGCCTCCCGGGCTCGCTGCTGGCCAAAGCCCTGCCGCTGCGGAGGAGAGAGACCTTCCA CTCGCTCCCGGGCACGTGCTGGCGCCGGGTGGAAGAGGAGTTCCCCCACATCTACGCCCAGGGCTCCGTCCTGCGCGACGTCTGCAGCGACTGCGCCGGCTTCGTCACCGACGTCATCTGCTCCAGCCGCCGCAGCGTGGCCGTCCTCAacgccgcgccgcgccgcgccatCAAGGCCCGTTCCCTCTACGGCGACTCCTGGCACAAGTGA